A part of Citrifermentans bremense genomic DNA contains:
- a CDS encoding fatty acid--CoA ligase: MSDLLIPRTASAYNYPLLIKNLLLYPVVDNPDQEIVYRDLYRGNYRQFRERVHRLANMLTDLGVQPGQTVAVMDWDSHRYLELFFAVPMIGAVLHTINVRLSPEQILYTIDHAEDDVLLVNSEFLPIMEQIRGRIDNVRTYILISDDGVTECSTIPACGEYEQLLAKASPEFDFPDLDENTRATTFYTTGTTGMPKGVYFSHRQLVLHSLGLLATLGSSTSHACLHRDDVYMPITPMFHVHAWGVPYIATMLGVKQVYPGRYLPDTLLELKEKEGVTFSHCVPTILHMLLKHPHAVRIDLRGWKLIIGGAALSRNLCVEALKLGIDVFTGYGMSETCPILTISKLSPEMLELSHPEQAEIRCKTGLALPFVDLRVVDNDFKELPRDGVSAGNVVVRSPWLTQGYLKDHKASERLWEGGYLHTGDVAVRDERGYLKITDRSKDVIKVAGEWVSSLELEDIVAHHPAVAEVAVIGKPDEKWGERPLALVVLKPTEGAKVTEKEIAHHVREYADKGVVSKQVVLVKVKLVPSIDKTSVGKINKVALREKYLQD; this comes from the coding sequence ATGAGCGATTTGCTGATCCCCCGCACCGCGTCCGCCTACAACTACCCTTTGCTGATCAAGAACCTCTTGCTGTACCCGGTGGTCGACAACCCCGACCAGGAGATCGTCTACCGCGACCTGTACCGTGGCAACTACCGGCAGTTTAGGGAGCGGGTGCATCGGCTGGCCAACATGCTCACCGACCTTGGGGTGCAGCCCGGGCAGACGGTCGCGGTTATGGACTGGGACAGCCATCGCTACCTGGAGCTCTTCTTCGCCGTGCCGATGATCGGCGCGGTGCTGCACACCATCAACGTGCGCCTCTCCCCGGAGCAGATCCTCTACACCATCGATCATGCCGAGGACGACGTGCTGCTGGTGAACAGCGAGTTTCTCCCTATCATGGAGCAGATCCGCGGCAGGATCGATAACGTCCGCACCTATATCCTCATCTCTGACGACGGCGTGACCGAGTGCAGCACCATCCCCGCCTGCGGCGAGTACGAGCAGCTCCTGGCCAAGGCATCGCCGGAGTTCGACTTCCCCGACCTCGACGAGAACACGAGGGCCACGACCTTCTACACCACCGGGACCACCGGGATGCCCAAAGGGGTCTATTTCAGTCACCGGCAGCTGGTGCTCCATTCCCTGGGGCTCTTGGCGACGCTCGGTTCCTCCACCTCGCACGCCTGCCTGCACCGCGACGATGTCTACATGCCGATTACCCCGATGTTCCACGTCCACGCCTGGGGCGTCCCCTATATCGCCACCATGCTGGGGGTGAAGCAGGTCTACCCCGGGCGCTACCTGCCGGATACGCTGCTGGAGCTGAAGGAAAAGGAAGGAGTAACCTTCTCCCACTGCGTCCCTACCATCCTGCACATGCTCTTGAAGCACCCCCATGCCGTAAGGATCGACCTGCGGGGGTGGAAACTCATCATCGGCGGCGCGGCGCTGTCGCGCAACCTCTGCGTCGAGGCGCTGAAGCTTGGCATCGACGTCTTCACCGGGTATGGCATGTCAGAGACCTGCCCGATCCTCACCATCTCGAAGCTCTCCCCGGAGATGCTCGAACTCTCCCACCCCGAGCAGGCCGAGATCCGCTGCAAGACGGGGCTCGCCCTTCCTTTTGTCGATCTGCGCGTGGTCGACAACGACTTCAAGGAACTTCCCCGCGATGGCGTCAGTGCGGGCAACGTCGTGGTGCGCTCCCCCTGGCTCACCCAGGGATACCTGAAGGACCACAAGGCTTCCGAGCGGCTCTGGGAGGGGGGGTACCTCCACACCGGCGACGTGGCGGTACGGGACGAGCGTGGCTATCTGAAGATCACCGACCGGAGCAAGGACGTGATCAAGGTAGCAGGGGAGTGGGTTTCCTCGCTGGAGCTTGAGGACATCGTCGCGCACCATCCGGCTGTTGCCGAGGTGGCGGTGATAGGAAAGCCCGACGAGAAGTGGGGCGAGCGCCCCCTGGCGCTGGTCGTTCTCAAGCCGACGGAGGGTGCGAAGGTGACCGAGAAGGAGATCGCCCACCATGTGAGGGAGTACGCCGACAAGGGTGTGGTGAGCAAGCAGGTCGTCCTGGTCAAGGTGAAGCTCGTCCCCTCCATCGACAAGACCAGCGTGGGCAAGATCAACAAGGTAGCACTGCGGGAGAAATATCTCCAGGACTGA
- the lhgO gene encoding L-2-hydroxyglutarate oxidase, which yields MEFDKAGILIVGGGIIGLTIARELVKQGHGDIVIIEKEPELGVHASGRNSGVLHAGIYYSPDSLKAKSCLNGNFLMRDYCKEKGLPLLESGKVIVTRTAAELPVLDELHRRATANGAKVEMIDERQLADIEPNARTVERALFSHYTAVVDPKAVLKSVKKDLEQTGRVKLHLGCRMTGLKGSSTALTDRGEIRFERFINAAGAYCNKVAGFFGVGSKYRLIPFKGVYRLLKKDAPFTVNSNIYPVPDIRNPFLGIHFTRSVHGDVYLGPTAIPAFGRENYGILSGIDAEALSIAFQDLVLFLVNRPFRNVALTEPLKYFPSYFFRDAAKLVKELAPSDVVHASKVGIRPQLVDWEKKELVMDFLVEADGSSLHVLNPISPAFTSSMDLAQGMVAEHFSF from the coding sequence ATGGAGTTCGACAAGGCCGGAATACTGATCGTCGGCGGGGGGATAATCGGCCTCACCATCGCCCGCGAACTGGTGAAACAGGGGCACGGCGACATCGTCATCATCGAGAAGGAACCGGAACTCGGCGTCCACGCCTCGGGGCGCAACAGCGGCGTGCTCCATGCCGGCATCTACTATTCCCCCGACAGCCTCAAGGCCAAGTCCTGCCTGAACGGCAACTTCCTGATGCGGGATTACTGCAAGGAAAAGGGGCTGCCGCTTCTGGAAAGCGGCAAGGTCATCGTCACCCGCACCGCGGCGGAGCTCCCGGTGCTGGACGAACTGCACCGAAGGGCCACCGCCAACGGCGCCAAGGTGGAGATGATCGACGAGCGGCAACTGGCTGACATCGAGCCGAACGCCCGGACCGTCGAGCGCGCGCTCTTCTCGCATTACACCGCTGTGGTGGACCCGAAGGCGGTGCTGAAGAGTGTGAAAAAAGACCTGGAACAGACGGGACGGGTGAAGCTCCACCTGGGGTGCAGGATGACGGGGCTGAAGGGCAGCTCTACGGCTCTGACCGACAGGGGTGAGATAAGGTTCGAGAGGTTCATCAACGCCGCCGGCGCCTACTGCAACAAGGTGGCGGGCTTCTTCGGGGTGGGCTCCAAATACCGGCTCATCCCCTTCAAGGGGGTGTACCGGCTGCTGAAAAAGGACGCTCCCTTCACGGTCAATTCCAACATCTACCCGGTGCCCGACATCCGGAACCCGTTTCTCGGGATCCACTTCACCCGCAGCGTGCACGGCGACGTCTACCTGGGGCCTACTGCCATCCCCGCTTTCGGGCGGGAGAACTACGGCATCCTGTCGGGGATCGACGCCGAGGCCTTAAGCATCGCCTTCCAGGACCTGGTCCTGTTCCTGGTGAACCGTCCTTTCCGCAACGTCGCACTCACCGAGCCGCTCAAGTATTTCCCCTCCTACTTCTTCCGTGACGCCGCCAAGCTGGTGAAGGAGCTGGCACCATCCGACGTGGTGCACGCGTCCAAGGTGGGGATCCGTCCGCAGCTGGTCGACTGGGAGAAGAAGGAGCTGGTGATGGATTTCCTGGTGGAGGCTGACGGATCCTCGCTCCACGTGCTGAACCCGATTTCCCCCGCCTTCACCTCGTCCATGGATCTGGCGCAGGGGATGGTGGCGGAGCACTTCTCGTTCTGA
- a CDS encoding 3'-5' exonuclease — translation MKGAKKRESGMNALEIEVAIAALHSTGDYLVLRRLNLARDSRLARKAPERCHVALCLDTETTGLDYRRDKVIELGIVAFEFDPETGEIFRISERYSGFEDPGFPIPAEVVEITGISDEMVRGQAFDDAFVNLLAQKSHLVIAHNAAFDRKFVEARFPAFAKLPWACTVSQIDWGTERVSSRTLEYLLFKTASLTINAHRALDDAEGVLGLLLERLPVTGAPIFRTLLKRAHEVTSRLYAVSAPFDKKDLLKDRGYRWSDGSQGGSKAWWRDVPAEAEPEELAYLASEIYPRGNTSAVQIMRCDAYARFSVRE, via the coding sequence ATGAAGGGAGCTAAGAAGAGAGAATCGGGCATGAACGCGCTGGAGATAGAGGTGGCCATCGCCGCGCTTCATTCCACAGGGGACTACCTGGTGTTGCGGCGCCTTAACCTCGCGCGCGATTCGCGCCTCGCCCGCAAGGCCCCGGAGCGCTGCCACGTAGCCCTTTGCCTCGACACCGAGACCACGGGGCTCGACTACAGGCGGGACAAGGTGATCGAGCTCGGCATCGTCGCCTTCGAGTTCGATCCCGAGACCGGGGAGATCTTCAGGATCTCCGAGCGCTACTCCGGCTTCGAGGACCCGGGGTTCCCTATTCCGGCAGAGGTCGTGGAGATCACCGGCATATCCGACGAGATGGTGCGCGGGCAGGCGTTTGACGACGCCTTCGTAAACCTCCTGGCGCAGAAGTCCCACCTGGTGATCGCCCACAACGCCGCCTTCGACCGGAAGTTCGTCGAGGCGCGTTTCCCCGCGTTTGCAAAGCTGCCCTGGGCCTGCACCGTGTCCCAGATCGACTGGGGGACGGAGAGGGTTTCCTCGCGCACGCTGGAATACCTCCTCTTCAAGACCGCCTCCCTCACCATCAACGCGCACCGTGCCCTCGACGACGCCGAGGGGGTGCTGGGGCTGTTGCTGGAGCGTCTTCCGGTCACCGGCGCGCCCATCTTCCGCACCCTGTTGAAGCGGGCGCACGAGGTCACCTCTCGGCTTTACGCGGTATCCGCCCCCTTCGACAAGAAGGATCTCCTCAAGGACCGCGGCTATCGCTGGAGCGACGGTTCCCAGGGGGGGAGCAAGGCCTGGTGGCGCGATGTGCCGGCGGAGGCGGAGCCGGAGGAGCTGGCCTATTTGGCGAGCGAGATCTACCCCAGGGGGAACACGAGCGCAGTGCAGATAATGAGGTGCGACGCCTACGCCAGGTTCTCCGTCAGGGAGTAA